One Streptomyces sp. RPA4-2 genomic window carries:
- a CDS encoding ABC transporter ATP-binding protein, which yields MHGGDPVREPAIEANGVGRKYRRGWALRDCSFRLPAGRICGLVGPNGAGKTTLMAIAANLLQPTDGALKVFGAMPESVEAGRRTAFLAQEKPLFRRFTVAETLRMGRELNPGWDQRAAENIVRAGNVPMEAKIGTLSGGQRTRVAFALAFGKSPDLLMLDEPMSDLDPLVRHELMTTLMAEAAQHGTTVLMSSHMLSELENVCDFLLVMSTGGLRLAGDVDELRNAHLLLHGTRSDEDNSQDHAHGLPAELTAHTLVEYRTSGHQATALIRPNGPVTGHWQADTPNLEELLLSYLRRPDAPPLITPQAQAPGRTYGPNGSRTVAA from the coding sequence ATGCACGGCGGAGACCCGGTGCGGGAGCCGGCGATAGAAGCGAACGGGGTGGGCCGGAAATATCGCCGGGGCTGGGCCCTGCGGGACTGCTCGTTCCGACTGCCGGCCGGCCGAATCTGCGGCCTGGTGGGGCCCAACGGGGCGGGAAAGACAACGCTGATGGCGATCGCCGCCAATCTGCTGCAGCCGACGGACGGCGCCCTCAAGGTGTTCGGCGCAATGCCGGAATCCGTGGAGGCCGGACGGCGTACCGCGTTCCTCGCCCAGGAGAAGCCACTGTTCCGCCGCTTCACCGTGGCCGAGACACTGCGCATGGGCCGCGAGCTGAACCCCGGCTGGGACCAGCGCGCCGCCGAGAACATCGTCCGCGCGGGCAATGTGCCCATGGAAGCGAAGATCGGCACCCTCTCCGGCGGGCAGCGCACCCGGGTCGCCTTCGCCCTCGCCTTCGGCAAGAGCCCCGACCTGCTGATGCTCGACGAACCGATGTCCGACCTCGACCCGCTGGTACGCCACGAGCTCATGACCACGCTGATGGCCGAGGCTGCCCAACACGGCACCACCGTGCTGATGTCCTCCCACATGCTCAGCGAGCTGGAGAACGTCTGCGACTTCCTCCTCGTCATGTCCACGGGCGGACTGCGCCTGGCCGGTGACGTCGACGAACTCCGCAACGCCCACCTGCTGTTGCACGGCACCCGGAGCGACGAGGACAACAGCCAGGACCACGCCCACGGCCTCCCGGCGGAGCTCACCGCGCACACCCTCGTCGAATACCGCACCAGCGGACATCAGGCCACCGCCCTCATCCGCCCCAACGGCCCGGTCACCGGCCACTGGCAGGCCGACACCCCGAACCTGGAGGAACTCCTGCTCTCCTACCTGCGCCGCCCCGACGCGCCACCGCTGATCACCCCCCAAGCCCAGGCCCCAGGCCGGACCTACGGCCCCAACGGCTCGCGGACGGTGGCGGCATGA